Proteins encoded by one window of Lepeophtheirus salmonis chromosome 3, UVic_Lsal_1.4, whole genome shotgun sequence:
- the Rox8 gene encoding nucleolysin TIAR — protein MNLECLEDGPRTLYVGNLDVAVTEDLVLALFGQLGAVKGCKIIREGASDPYCFVEFAHPASAAAALTAMNKRICLGKEMKVNWASSPGGSSDSVVHHNLPKPDTSQHHHIFVGDLSPDITTETLKNAFVPFGEISDCKVVKDMLTNKSKGYGFVSFVEKNDAQTAIEQMNGQWLGSRAIRTNWAARKPPAPYSKDTSNVNKLNFEDVYRQASPRNFTVYCGGLINSDENIIRQTFSPFGRILEIRYFRDKGYAFVRFDNKESACNAIVALHGSNVQGQSVKCSWGKESTETLGGGGGGGVVATPPAPQQPNANPQQQQQQYYQPYYMYNPHYITQMQQYYGQYGYCLNGEQN, from the exons ATGAATTTGGAATGTTTGGAAGATGGTCCTCGGACCCTGTACGTCGGGAATTTGGATGTGGCAGTTACGGAAGACCTGGTTCTGGCTCTCTTTGGCCAATTGGGAGCCGTCAAGGGTTGCAAAATCATACGGGAAGGAGCAAGTGATCCTTATTGTTTCGTCGAATTCGCTCATCCAGCATCCGCTGCGGCTGCACTCACTGCAATGAATAAAAGGATCTGTTTAG GTAAAGAAATGAAAGTAAATTGGGCATCATCTCCAGGTGGAAGCTCCGACTCCGTAGTTCATCATAATCTACCAAAGCCTGACACTTCTCAGCATCACCACATCTTTGTAGGAGATCTGAGTCCCGATATTACGACAGAAACCTTAAAAAACGCTTTTGTTCCATTCGGAGAAATTTCTGACTGCAAAGTAGTGAAGGATATGCTAACAAATAAGTCTAAAGGCTATGGTTTTGTATCCTTTGTCGAGAAAAATGACGCCCAGACTGCTATTGAGCAGATGAATGGACAATGGTTAGGAAGTCGTGCAATTCGCACAAACTGGGCGGCTCGGAAGCCCCCTGCTCCCTACAGTAAAGATACGTCAAATGtgaataagttaaattttgaagatGTATACCGTCAGGCCTCACCTCGTAACTTTACTGTTTATTGCGGAGGATTGATTAATAGCGATGAGAATATCATCCGGCAGACCTTTTCTCCCTTTGGACGTATACTTGAGATTCGATACTTTAGAGATAAAGGCTACGCTTTCGTCCGATTTGATAATAAGGAGTCCGCATGTAATGCAATCGTTGCTCTGCATGGCTCAAATGTGCAAGGACAAAGTGTTAAGTGTTCCTGGGGTAAAGAATCTACAGAAACTCTTGGAgggggaggaggaggaggagtaGTAGCCACCCCTCCCGCACCCCAACAACCAAACGCAAACCCACAGCAACAGCAACAACAATACTATCAAccgtattatatgtataatcccCACTATATTACTCAAATGCAACAGTACTATGGACAATATGGATATTGCTTGAATGGCgagcaaaattaa